The Enterococcus sp. 7F3_DIV0205 genome has a window encoding:
- a CDS encoding adenine deaminase C-terminal domain-containing protein, producing MKVDMIIQDVLVFQTPTQSFVKKNVSIKDGKFYYISTTEMTNLTPTTVIKAENQYMIPGLIDAHMHIESSMTTPTIFSKAVLRYGVTTVVADAHEMANVFGLEGLEEFMKAETELDIFHAIPSSVPSTTPELETTGGIIGLPEVAELLKNPKIVCLGEAMNFKGIAYEPESLIRQIIDLCKSERPTMPLEGHCPKIYDEELAAFLFSGITSDHTHQFPESLKEKIEAGVFIQFQNKSITPENMKVIVENQFYEYASIITDDVMADDLLKGHLNENVKKAIKAGLPIEKAIYMTTYTPARRMGFHDRGEIAPGRVADFILLSDLNEFTFDTVYKSGKKVYEDGAAIQYPTVVEQFPARYKHSVHCKPLTVADLVIKVETNKDSVRCNVIQKQEVGTFTERITKEIPVKNGLLQWQEADCALLVVMERYGKNANISLSLMDKPITEKGAIATTWAHDHHNVMVMGNTVEDIVLAQNELLAIQGGYIVVSNGKITGKCPLPIGGILSQAPIEELGGDLQKVRTSMQKLGYKNMNEIMSFSTLSLPVSPAIKVTDMGMMNTKTQEFYPLIFPEDGVLLNEDTY from the coding sequence ATGAAAGTAGATATGATTATTCAAGATGTTTTGGTTTTTCAAACACCAACGCAATCATTTGTTAAAAAAAATGTTTCAATCAAAGATGGCAAGTTTTACTATATCAGCACTACAGAAATGACTAACTTAACGCCTACAACAGTTATCAAAGCCGAGAATCAATATATGATTCCCGGCTTGATTGATGCCCATATGCACATTGAAAGTTCAATGACAACACCAACGATATTTTCAAAAGCTGTGTTGCGTTATGGTGTAACAACGGTTGTGGCAGATGCCCATGAAATGGCCAATGTCTTTGGGTTAGAAGGATTAGAGGAATTTATGAAGGCGGAAACCGAATTGGATATATTCCATGCGATTCCTTCTTCTGTACCTTCAACGACCCCTGAATTAGAAACCACTGGTGGTATTATCGGACTTCCAGAAGTTGCAGAGTTGTTGAAAAATCCTAAAATTGTCTGTTTAGGAGAAGCCATGAATTTTAAAGGTATTGCCTATGAACCTGAGTCCTTGATCCGACAAATTATCGATTTATGTAAATCAGAGCGACCAACGATGCCGTTAGAAGGCCATTGTCCAAAAATTTACGACGAAGAGCTAGCAGCTTTTTTATTTAGCGGTATCACATCAGATCATACCCATCAATTTCCAGAATCCTTAAAAGAAAAAATCGAAGCAGGTGTTTTCATTCAATTCCAAAATAAATCGATCACACCTGAAAATATGAAGGTCATTGTAGAAAATCAGTTTTATGAATATGCCAGCATTATTACAGATGATGTAATGGCAGATGATTTACTAAAAGGTCATTTGAATGAGAACGTAAAGAAAGCCATAAAAGCAGGCTTACCAATTGAAAAAGCGATTTATATGACAACTTACACGCCAGCAAGACGCATGGGCTTTCATGATCGGGGAGAAATTGCACCGGGACGTGTAGCTGATTTTATTTTATTGAGCGACTTAAACGAGTTTACGTTTGATACAGTTTATAAATCTGGAAAAAAAGTATATGAAGATGGAGCAGCTATCCAATACCCTACAGTTGTCGAACAATTTCCAGCTCGTTATAAGCACTCTGTTCACTGCAAACCACTAACCGTTGCTGACTTAGTTATCAAAGTAGAAACAAATAAAGACAGTGTTCGCTGTAATGTGATCCAAAAACAAGAAGTAGGAACATTTACCGAGCGAATCACGAAAGAAATTCCTGTGAAAAATGGACTCTTACAATGGCAAGAAGCAGACTGCGCGTTATTGGTCGTAATGGAACGATATGGCAAAAATGCAAATATCTCACTTTCATTGATGGACAAACCAATTACCGAAAAAGGCGCAATCGCCACAACGTGGGCGCATGATCATCATAATGTGATGGTCATGGGCAATACGGTAGAAGATATCGTGCTAGCACAAAATGAATTACTTGCGATCCAAGGGGGCTACATTGTTGTTTCAAATGGAAAAATCACAGGAAAATGCCCTCTGCCTATCGGCGGCATTTTATCTCAAGCCCCAATCGAAGAATTAGGCGGAGATTTGCAAAAAGTCCGTACAAGTATGCAAAAATTAGGCTACAAAAATATGAATGAGATCATGTCATTTTCTACATTATCTCTTCCAGTTTCACCTGCGATCAAGGTCACCGACATGGGGATGATGAATACGAAAACGCAAGAGTTTTATCCATTGATTTTTCCAGAAGATGGAGTGTTGTTGAATGAAGACACTTATTAA
- a CDS encoding ABC transporter substrate-binding protein, giving the protein MKKKLMIGVLATATLLMAACGNSEANTKSDSKSGSKALVVSTFGLSEDIVKKDIIAPFEKNNDAKVTLEVGNSADRYTKLLNNPNAGIDVIELAQANATQGNKEKLFEQITEKEVPNIKDLTAGAKEVYESGAGIPIAVNSIGIVYNKEKVGKEITSWDDLWSTDFKGKISVPDISTTAGPLMLYLASDHAGVDITTDKGKAAFDAMKELKPNVVKTYSKSSDLANMFQSGEIEVAVVADFAVDIIQGASKEATYVVPESGTYANFNTINVPKSSKNKELAYTFVNERISEASQKTKAVSLNEGPTNSKVTLDEKQAENKTYGKVADRAKTVDFSFINDNLANWIDQWNRTMNQ; this is encoded by the coding sequence ATGAAAAAGAAATTAATGATCGGTGTTTTAGCAACAGCAACGCTACTAATGGCAGCTTGCGGGAATAGTGAGGCGAATACAAAGAGCGATAGCAAAAGTGGAAGCAAAGCATTAGTTGTTTCAACCTTCGGCTTGAGTGAAGACATTGTCAAAAAAGATATCATAGCCCCTTTTGAAAAAAACAATGATGCTAAAGTTACTTTAGAAGTAGGGAACAGTGCAGATCGTTACACGAAATTACTGAATAATCCGAATGCTGGAATCGATGTGATCGAGCTTGCACAAGCCAATGCAACCCAAGGAAACAAAGAGAAGTTGTTTGAGCAAATAACAGAAAAAGAAGTACCAAATATCAAAGATTTAACGGCTGGAGCAAAAGAAGTATATGAAAGTGGAGCTGGTATCCCGATTGCTGTTAATAGTATTGGTATTGTTTATAACAAAGAAAAAGTCGGGAAAGAAATTACTAGTTGGGACGATTTATGGTCAACAGATTTTAAAGGTAAAATTTCTGTTCCAGATATTTCCACAACAGCTGGTCCCTTGATGTTATATCTTGCGAGCGATCATGCAGGTGTAGACATCACAACGGATAAAGGCAAAGCTGCTTTTGATGCAATGAAAGAGCTAAAACCAAATGTGGTTAAGACCTATTCAAAATCTTCAGATCTTGCCAATATGTTCCAATCAGGTGAAATCGAAGTAGCAGTTGTTGCTGATTTTGCTGTAGATATTATTCAAGGCGCTTCAAAAGAGGCAACATATGTTGTTCCTGAAAGTGGTACCTACGCAAACTTCAATACAATTAATGTACCAAAAAGTTCTAAAAATAAGGAATTAGCGTATACCTTTGTTAATGAACGTATTAGTGAAGCATCACAAAAAACAAAAGCAGTGTCATTAAATGAAGGACCAACCAACAGTAAGGTGACACTTGACGAAAAACAAGCAGAAAACAAAACATACGGAAAAGTAGCAGATCGAGCAAAAACAGTTGATTTTTCATTTATCAATGATAATTTAGCTAATTGGATCGACCAATGGAATCGTACAATGAACCAATAA
- a CDS encoding ABC transporter ATP-binding protein produces the protein MTFVDLKEIRVSYDGKQDILKDLSISMEKGELVSLLGPSGCGKTTTLRVIAGLIKPNDGSFELDDDDLTKVPVHKRNFGMVFQSYALFPHLTIAENVAFGLKLRKESKDSTKEKVANMLQVCGLENLGDRYPKQLSGGQRQRVALARALIIEPKLLLLDEPLSNLDAKLRVAMRIEIKRIQQQLGITTVFVTHDQEECFSISDKVAIMNNGVIEQYDSPEMIYRLPRTKFVAQFIGFENFFAVTKTAEGRYKSENGQLFTTTNPQPEATETVATIRPEDIEILKEATQESIEGTIIVRTFLGKSYQYEVTTSLGTLLVNGASEQIYETGDRINLVFPADKLVVLEK, from the coding sequence TTGACTTTTGTTGATTTAAAAGAAATACGTGTCAGCTATGATGGCAAACAAGATATATTAAAAGATTTAAGCATTTCGATGGAAAAAGGCGAACTGGTTTCATTGCTAGGTCCAAGTGGATGTGGGAAAACAACCACGCTTCGAGTGATCGCAGGATTGATCAAACCAAACGACGGTTCTTTTGAATTAGATGATGATGATTTAACCAAGGTTCCTGTGCACAAACGAAATTTTGGTATGGTATTTCAAAGTTACGCCTTATTTCCTCATTTGACGATTGCTGAAAATGTTGCTTTTGGCTTGAAGTTAAGAAAAGAAAGCAAAGATAGTACAAAAGAAAAAGTAGCAAACATGCTTCAAGTTTGTGGCTTAGAAAATCTTGGTGATCGCTATCCGAAGCAACTTTCAGGCGGACAAAGACAACGCGTGGCTTTAGCTCGTGCCTTGATCATTGAGCCTAAGCTGTTACTATTAGACGAACCTTTAAGTAATTTAGATGCAAAATTAAGAGTAGCGATGCGGATCGAAATCAAGCGGATTCAACAACAACTAGGTATAACGACCGTATTTGTAACCCACGACCAAGAAGAATGTTTTTCCATCTCTGATAAGGTTGCGATCATGAATAATGGTGTGATCGAACAATACGATTCACCAGAAATGATCTACCGTTTGCCAAGAACAAAATTTGTAGCTCAATTTATCGGTTTTGAAAATTTCTTTGCTGTAACAAAAACTGCGGAAGGGCGATACAAAAGTGAAAATGGTCAACTTTTTACGACGACTAACCCACAGCCGGAAGCAACTGAAACTGTTGCAACAATTCGTCCAGAAGACATTGAAATTTTGAAAGAGGCAACACAAGAATCCATCGAAGGAACAATTATTGTTCGGACTTTTTTAGGGAAAAGTTATCAATATGAAGTCACAACATCACTGGGAACGCTATTGGTCAACGGAGCGAGTGAGCAAATCTATGAAACTGGAGACAGAATCAACCTTGTTTTTCCAGCAGATAAACTAGTTGTTTTAGAAAAATAA
- a CDS encoding ABC transporter permease: MRKQKGMTLIAILVFLFLFLPLCLIVVTSFGTEAAIQFPIKGFTLDWYAKAIQSDTFMSSFKLSLIIGVLATVLALIVGIPASYALARYSVRGRNFIKSFFLSPTVIPGIVVGYTLFQYIVIKLGLPIFQGLLIGHFLISLPYIIRVVGSSMEQLDYSMEEVAWTLGCTKIRAFIKIVLPNVSSGIFAAFMLAFVNSFNNVPVSMFLSGPGVTMLPTSLLSYMEYNYDPTVSAISVMLMLLTMGLMFLIEKTLGLASIA; this comes from the coding sequence ATGCGTAAACAAAAAGGGATGACGCTGATTGCGATCCTAGTATTCTTATTTTTATTCTTACCCCTTTGCTTGATTGTTGTTACGTCCTTTGGAACCGAAGCAGCTATCCAGTTTCCAATTAAAGGATTTACATTAGATTGGTATGCAAAAGCCATACAGTCAGATACGTTTATGAGCAGTTTTAAATTGAGTTTGATCATCGGTGTACTAGCGACTGTTTTAGCCTTGATCGTTGGGATTCCAGCGTCGTATGCACTAGCACGTTATTCAGTAAGAGGAAGAAACTTTATCAAAAGCTTCTTTTTATCACCAACTGTGATTCCAGGTATCGTGGTTGGGTACACATTATTTCAATATATTGTCATCAAATTAGGGTTGCCGATTTTTCAAGGCTTGCTGATTGGGCATTTTTTGATCAGCTTACCCTATATTATTCGTGTTGTGGGTTCAAGTATGGAGCAGCTAGATTATTCAATGGAAGAAGTAGCTTGGACATTAGGCTGTACGAAGATTCGGGCTTTTATCAAAATTGTTTTACCGAACGTATCATCAGGGATTTTTGCTGCATTTATGCTAGCCTTTGTCAATTCATTTAATAATGTTCCTGTTTCGATGTTTTTATCTGGACCAGGAGTTACCATGTTGCCGACTTCGTTACTTAGCTACATGGAATACAATTATGATCCAACTGTTTCAGCCATTTCAGTAATGCTGATGTTACTGACAATGGGCTTGATGTTTTTGATCGAAAAAACATTAGGACTAGCTTCGATTGCATAA
- a CDS encoding ABC transporter permease, translating into MNKNVPYFIVAPGMILLLFFLMIPLVTSILPTIFSDQGVTLSNYLDFFKDEYNLSIFWRTIRVSLIVTFISILLGIPTAYYIAGVSKKWRGILMAMTLFPLLTNSVIRSFAWINILGKTGVVNTLLLKTGLIAQPLNLLYTEFAIIIGSVYLFLPTMIMTLVGVLENIEGEMLEAAETLGASPFTAFRKVVLPLSIPGTIVGSILVFTGTLTAYTTPQLLGGNQKMMMSTFLYQKANTLGDWKAASVLALIMIVVTLIVMKGLDVVAKKVDRREANNA; encoded by the coding sequence ATGAACAAGAATGTTCCGTATTTTATTGTAGCACCTGGAATGATTTTATTACTATTTTTCTTAATGATTCCTTTGGTTACCAGTATTTTGCCAACTATTTTCTCAGATCAAGGGGTAACATTAAGCAACTACCTCGATTTTTTTAAAGACGAATATAATCTATCGATCTTTTGGCGCACGATCAGAGTTTCGCTGATTGTTACGTTTATTTCAATTTTACTGGGAATTCCAACCGCTTATTACATCGCTGGAGTTAGTAAAAAATGGCGTGGGATTTTAATGGCGATGACCTTGTTTCCGCTGTTGACCAATTCAGTGATTCGTAGTTTTGCTTGGATCAATATTTTAGGGAAAACAGGTGTAGTCAATACGTTGTTATTGAAAACAGGTTTGATTGCTCAGCCGCTGAATTTACTTTATACAGAATTTGCTATTATTATCGGCTCTGTTTATCTTTTTTTACCAACAATGATCATGACGCTTGTAGGCGTTCTGGAAAATATTGAAGGGGAGATGTTGGAAGCAGCCGAAACGTTAGGCGCAAGTCCATTCACGGCTTTTCGGAAAGTTGTATTGCCGCTTTCGATTCCTGGAACGATTGTTGGGAGTATCTTAGTTTTTACTGGCACACTGACTGCCTACACCACACCGCAATTATTAGGTGGGAATCAGAAAATGATGATGTCGACCTTTTTATATCAAAAAGCCAATACATTAGGAGATTGGAAAGCAGCGAGCGTTTTAGCCTTGATTATGATCGTTGTTACGTTGATTGTCATGAAAGGACTCGATGTAGTCGCTAAAAAAGTTGATAGGAGAGAAGCCAATAATGCGTAA
- a CDS encoding YbgA family protein, whose amino-acid sequence MKIIAQRQQEWRSLKYLILSKSQPDYRAIRRLFTDNEWDERKEQAFRGYLQHALAQPPKKGNLLNAYQHVWGYFKNIATATERQKYEELIETFSVEQDELLPFLKELTLKYKEQYLLQSKLLFPQ is encoded by the coding sequence TTGAAAATAATAGCACAAAGACAGCAAGAGTGGCGCTCGCTGAAGTATTTGATTTTGTCAAAGTCTCAACCAGATTATAGAGCAATCAGGAGATTGTTTACGGATAATGAGTGGGATGAAAGAAAAGAACAAGCATTTCGAGGTTATCTGCAGCACGCATTAGCTCAGCCGCCAAAAAAAGGCAATCTCCTAAATGCGTATCAACACGTTTGGGGGTATTTTAAAAACATAGCGACAGCGACAGAGCGACAAAAATATGAAGAACTGATTGAAACATTTTCTGTAGAGCAGGATGAATTACTCCCTTTTTTAAAAGAACTCACGTTAAAATACAAAGAACAATATCTACTACAGTCAAAACTCCTCTTTCCTCAATAG
- a CDS encoding peptide MFS transporter, protein MDDQQLDKSFLGQPKGLSTLFFTEMWERFSYYGMRAILLYYIYDTVANGGLGLPKETALAIMSIYGSLVFMSSIVGGWISDRVLGARKTVFFGGVFIMVGHIVLATPFGIAALFLSILLIVIGTGMLKPNVSGMVGHLYSKTDTRRDAGFSIFYMGINIGALLAPFVVGTLGQTYNYHVGFSVAAFGMFFGLLQYYLQGKKSLDGIGLKPTNPIGTEERKKFIRSLLLALVFVIVLFGGAYIMGQLTIGFFINSVSFLGILLPVYYFIKMLTSKNVTAEEKPKVLGYIPLFLAGIVFWSLEEQGSSILALFANERTNDTLFGFSIAPSWFQSLNPIFVVVLTPVFVTLWTRLGKKQPSTVVKFSLGLVFAGLSFVLLMLPGLLYGTNTRVSPLWLFFSFFIMIVGEMCISPVGLSITTKLAPKAFESQTVAIWLLADAASQAINAQIARFYTPQTESAYFGIVGFVAVIAGIILILSKNPIKKLMGSIH, encoded by the coding sequence ATGGATGATCAGCAGTTAGACAAGTCGTTTTTGGGACAGCCCAAAGGATTGTCTACACTCTTCTTTACTGAGATGTGGGAGAGATTTAGTTACTATGGTATGCGGGCAATTTTACTGTATTATATTTATGATACGGTCGCAAATGGCGGGTTAGGTTTACCCAAAGAAACAGCTTTGGCAATTATGTCGATTTATGGATCACTTGTTTTTATGTCTAGTATCGTTGGCGGCTGGATCTCTGACCGCGTGTTAGGTGCTAGAAAAACGGTTTTCTTTGGCGGCGTATTCATCATGGTCGGTCACATTGTTCTAGCGACACCGTTTGGAATTGCTGCATTATTCCTTTCCATTCTTCTGATCGTGATCGGTACAGGAATGCTAAAACCTAATGTCTCTGGCATGGTCGGACATCTTTATTCGAAAACAGACACACGTCGTGATGCTGGTTTTTCTATTTTCTATATGGGTATCAATATTGGTGCGTTACTGGCACCGTTTGTCGTTGGAACGTTAGGTCAAACTTATAACTATCATGTTGGGTTCTCAGTAGCTGCTTTCGGTATGTTTTTCGGCTTGTTACAATATTATCTACAAGGGAAGAAATCACTAGACGGTATTGGTTTAAAACCAACGAATCCAATCGGTACAGAAGAACGGAAAAAGTTCATACGCTCGTTATTACTTGCTCTTGTTTTTGTCATCGTTCTTTTTGGCGGTGCCTATATTATGGGACAGTTAACAATTGGATTCTTTATTAATAGCGTTAGCTTCTTAGGTATTTTACTGCCTGTCTATTATTTTATTAAGATGCTGACTTCAAAAAATGTGACCGCTGAAGAAAAACCTAAAGTACTTGGTTACATTCCTTTATTTTTAGCAGGAATTGTCTTTTGGTCCCTAGAAGAACAAGGCTCTTCTATTTTAGCATTATTCGCAAATGAACGGACAAATGATACCTTATTCGGTTTTTCCATTGCACCTAGTTGGTTCCAATCGTTAAATCCAATTTTTGTTGTTGTTTTAACACCTGTGTTCGTGACTTTATGGACAAGATTAGGGAAGAAGCAACCTTCAACAGTGGTCAAATTTTCATTGGGATTGGTTTTTGCTGGTCTGTCTTTTGTTCTTTTGATGCTGCCTGGATTGCTTTATGGCACTAATACAAGAGTTAGTCCTTTATGGTTGTTCTTTAGTTTCTTCATTATGATCGTAGGGGAGATGTGTATTTCTCCAGTTGGGTTGTCGATTACAACAAAGCTTGCACCTAAAGCTTTTGAATCGCAAACTGTCGCAATTTGGCTGTTGGCTGACGCTGCTTCACAAGCAATCAATGCTCAAATCGCTCGTTTTTATACACCTCAAACTGAATCAGCGTATTTTGGAATTGTAGGATTCGTAGCTGTGATTGCTGGTATTATCTTGATTCTTTCTAAAAATCCTATCAAAAAATTAATGGGATCTATCCACTAA
- a CDS encoding cation:proton antiporter: protein MGFLLTLCLVLLFTKLAGHFCNRVGIPSVIGELLVGILIGPAILGWIKPDDFMHYFSEIGVIILMFIAGLESDLELLKKYWRPALSVALLGIVFPAAMGFGVGEAFQFSVQNSIFLGVLFSATSVSISVQVLKDLKKIDSEEGATILGAAVVDDIVVVLILGIMLSLMNRSTPGGSLPMWEVLLLKVFFFIVIFAASKWLVPWLLNLSKKLIAIEAVSAISLVICLGFAYFAEMLDMGAIIGAFFAGVAIAQTDYRKRVDEKLETIGYTVFIPMFFVSIGLNMTFAGMSKHFLFIIVLTIVAVLSKLLGGALGARVTGFKGVSTLIIGSGMVSRGEMALIIAQVGLTSSFLSEEYYSSVIIVIIATTIIAPLLLKATIMKQEKQLNY, encoded by the coding sequence ATGGGGTTTTTATTAACATTATGTCTAGTCTTGCTATTCACCAAACTTGCTGGACATTTTTGTAATCGAGTGGGCATTCCTTCTGTGATTGGAGAATTATTAGTCGGAATCTTAATTGGTCCAGCTATTCTAGGTTGGATCAAGCCAGATGATTTTATGCATTACTTTTCTGAAATCGGCGTTATTATTTTAATGTTTATTGCTGGTCTGGAAAGTGATTTGGAATTATTAAAAAAATATTGGCGACCAGCCTTGTCAGTTGCACTTTTAGGGATTGTTTTTCCTGCGGCGATGGGGTTTGGTGTGGGGGAAGCTTTTCAGTTTTCCGTACAGAATTCCATTTTTTTAGGTGTTTTGTTTAGTGCGACATCTGTGAGTATTTCCGTACAGGTATTAAAGGACCTAAAGAAGATCGACAGTGAAGAAGGCGCGACAATTCTTGGTGCAGCTGTTGTAGATGATATCGTTGTGGTATTGATTTTAGGAATCATGTTGAGTTTGATGAACCGATCGACACCTGGTGGAAGTTTGCCGATGTGGGAAGTTTTACTGCTGAAGGTTTTCTTCTTTATTGTGATTTTTGCAGCTAGTAAATGGTTGGTCCCGTGGTTACTGAATTTGAGTAAAAAATTGATCGCGATTGAGGCTGTTTCGGCAATCTCTTTAGTTATTTGTTTAGGTTTTGCTTATTTTGCAGAAATGCTGGACATGGGTGCTATCATCGGAGCATTTTTTGCAGGTGTAGCAATTGCACAGACAGATTATCGTAAGCGAGTAGATGAAAAATTAGAGACGATCGGGTATACCGTGTTTATTCCGATGTTTTTTGTTTCTATTGGTCTAAACATGACGTTTGCCGGTATGTCAAAGCATTTTTTGTTTATTATTGTTTTAACGATAGTTGCAGTTTTGTCGAAATTGTTAGGCGGTGCTTTAGGTGCACGCGTAACGGGTTTCAAAGGTGTGTCTACTCTGATCATTGGGTCAGGTATGGTTTCTAGAGGTGAAATGGCCTTGATCATTGCTCAAGTGGGCTTGACCTCAAGTTTTCTTTCAGAAGAGTATTATTCTTCTGTGATCATTGTGATTATTGCGACAACGATCATTGCGCCGTTATTGCTAAAAGCAACGATCATGAAACAAGAAAAACAACTTAATTACTAG
- the efp gene encoding elongation factor P: MIAVSDLKAGMTFEQDGKLIRVMDASHHKPGKGNTVMRMKLKDVRTGTTTDTTMRPDDKVKKAFIENKPVQYLYSQDDTANFMDLETYEQYEIPTSVIEEELKYLLENMEVKIQFYGSEVIGITLPTTVVLKVKETQPSIKGATVSGSGKPAIMETGLVVNVPDFIEADESLEINTQEGTYLKRASK; encoded by the coding sequence ATGATAGCAGTAAGCGATCTTAAAGCAGGTATGACTTTTGAACAAGACGGTAAATTAATCCGTGTAATGGATGCTAGTCACCACAAACCTGGTAAAGGAAATACCGTTATGCGTATGAAATTAAAAGATGTTCGTACAGGAACAACAACGGATACTACAATGCGTCCAGATGACAAAGTAAAAAAAGCGTTTATCGAAAATAAACCTGTACAATACCTATACAGCCAAGATGATACAGCCAATTTTATGGATTTAGAAACATATGAGCAATACGAAATCCCAACTTCTGTGATCGAAGAAGAACTAAAATATCTTCTAGAAAATATGGAAGTAAAAATTCAATTTTACGGATCAGAAGTAATCGGGATCACATTGCCAACAACGGTTGTCTTAAAAGTAAAAGAAACGCAACCATCGATCAAAGGCGCAACTGTTTCAGGTTCTGGAAAACCAGCAATCATGGAAACGGGCTTAGTAGTCAATGTTCCTGACTTTATTGAAGCGGATGAATCATTAGAAATCAATACACAAGAAGGTACGTATTTAAAACGTGCTTCAAAATAA
- the arcC gene encoding carbamate kinase: protein MKRVVVALGGNAILESDPTAAAQQKIVQETAESLAALLTDEMELVIVHGNGPQVGNLMLQQAASDSVENPAMPLDTCVAMTEGSIGYWLVNALTNALEKRKITRDVAAIVTQVEVSQNDEGFVHPSKPIGPFFSESKAQELMEMTGALYMEDAGRGFRKVVPSPRPIAIKESKTIQLLLENGVVTVAGGGGGIPVVQSGGGLQGIEAVIDKDLAAEKLAELIEADTLIILTGVTNVFVHYNQPNQKALETVSISEIEHYIKEGQFAPGSMLPKVEAAVQFAKRRPTNKAVITSLENLKNLGKGEQGTVVVQKEQMAIR from the coding sequence ATGAAACGTGTAGTGGTAGCATTAGGCGGGAATGCGATTTTGGAAAGTGATCCCACAGCGGCGGCACAACAAAAAATCGTTCAAGAGACAGCTGAATCACTTGCAGCTTTATTGACTGATGAAATGGAACTCGTGATTGTTCATGGCAATGGTCCTCAAGTTGGGAATCTAATGTTGCAACAAGCAGCATCTGATTCGGTAGAAAACCCAGCAATGCCTTTGGATACTTGTGTCGCTATGACAGAAGGGAGCATTGGGTATTGGTTGGTCAATGCACTGACTAATGCCTTAGAAAAAAGAAAAATCACTCGCGATGTTGCAGCGATCGTAACACAAGTTGAAGTGTCGCAAAATGATGAAGGATTTGTTCATCCGAGTAAACCGATCGGGCCATTTTTTTCAGAATCTAAAGCGCAAGAATTGATGGAAATGACAGGTGCCTTATACATGGAAGATGCTGGAAGAGGATTTCGTAAAGTTGTGCCTTCCCCAAGACCGATCGCAATCAAAGAAAGTAAGACCATTCAATTATTGCTTGAAAACGGAGTTGTAACGGTTGCCGGAGGTGGCGGAGGAATTCCAGTTGTTCAATCAGGAGGTGGTTTACAAGGAATTGAAGCAGTCATTGATAAAGATCTTGCGGCGGAAAAATTGGCGGAGTTGATTGAAGCAGATACGTTGATTATTTTAACGGGTGTAACCAATGTGTTCGTTCACTATAACCAGCCAAATCAAAAAGCTTTAGAAACAGTCAGTATTTCTGAAATCGAACACTACATCAAGGAGGGTCAGTTTGCCCCAGGTAGTATGCTCCCAAAAGTTGAAGCGGCAGTTCAATTCGCTAAAAGAAGACCAACAAATAAAGCCGTAATCACGTCACTAGAGAATCTAAAAAATTTGGGTAAAGGTGAACAAGGAACTGTTGTTGTCCAAAAAGAGCAGATGGCGATTCGTTAA
- a CDS encoding nucleoside deaminase, translating into MNYMKMAADATVAGMEKKFGGPFGATLVRNGEVIVSVSNTMMRDTDPSAHAEMVAVREACKKLNTMDLSDCEIYATCEPCPMCVGAILWAGIKTVYYSNTREDAAKHGFSDMHLRNYLDGTDQSTLAMIHTGGCPECDSLWQTFDEINSNDVEKVGGK; encoded by the coding sequence ATGAACTATATGAAAATGGCGGCGGATGCAACTGTTGCTGGAATGGAAAAGAAATTTGGCGGTCCATTTGGAGCAACCTTAGTTAGAAATGGCGAAGTGATCGTTTCAGTCAGTAATACGATGATGAGAGACACTGATCCATCAGCACATGCAGAAATGGTTGCTGTGCGTGAAGCGTGTAAAAAGTTAAATACGATGGACTTATCCGACTGTGAAATCTATGCAACTTGTGAACCTTGTCCGATGTGCGTTGGGGCAATTTTATGGGCTGGGATCAAAACCGTTTATTATTCAAATACTAGAGAAGATGCTGCAAAACATGGCTTTTCGGATATGCATTTACGAAATTATTTAGACGGCACAGATCAATCGACCTTAGCGATGATTCATACAGGCGGATGCCCTGAATGCGATTCTTTATGGCAAACATTTGATGAAATCAATTCAAATGATGTGGAGAAAGTAGGCGGAAAATGA